The nucleotide window CAGCACCCGCCCCGTCACGACACACCCCTCGCCACCCGGGGCGCCGAGGCACACCACAGATCCCGCACCGACTCCGTAAGCGGGATCCGGGGCCGCCACCCCAGCGCCCGCGCCGCCAGCGTGATGTCCGCCCGCTGCCAGCCCACCCCGCCCGACCGCGCCGACACGGCACCGCTCTCCTCCAGCGCACCACGGAAACCGGCGGCCGACGCCAACTGCCGGACCAGCTCCCGCACCGGCACCGCACGCCCCGCGGCCACGTTCACCAGCCGCGGCAACGTCCCCGGCGCGGTCACCGCGAGCACGGCGGCCCGCGCCACGTCACGCACGTCCACGAAGTCCCGGTACGCCGACAGATCACCCACCCGCACCGTGCCGTCCCGGCCCTGACGCCGCAGCTCGGCGGCGAGCCGGCCCGGCAGCCCGGCCGCCGGCGCCCCCGGCCCGACCGGGTTGAACACCCGCAGCACCACCGCGTCCAGCGGCGCCGCCACCACCGTCAACGTCCCCGCCAGCTTGGTCGCGCCGTACACCCCCACCGGACACACCGGCGCCGACTCCGACAACGCCACCCCCTCCGGACCGGCCCCGTACTCGGCCGCCGACCCCAGATGCACCAGCCGCACCCCCGGCGCCGCCAGGGCCAGGGCGGCACACAACACCGCCGGTCCCCGAGCGTTGGCCTCCGCGAGTGCCGTCGGATCACCGCCCACCGCCCCCGCGCAGTTGACCACCGCGTCCACCGCCAGCTCCCGCACCGCCGACGCCAGCACCGGCACCGGCACACTCCCCAGGTCGGCACAGAGATCGTTCCCCGCGGCCCGCCCGCCCACCAGCACCCGCACACCCGGCAGCGCGCGCAGGCACGCGACGGTGTGACCGCCGACGAACCCCCGCGCGCCCAGCACCAGAACCCGCACCGGCCGTCACGCCCCCCGCAGCAACAGGCCGCGGTGCGTGGTGAACTCCGCGTTGGCCCGGTCGTAGTCGGCCGGACGCCCGATGTCCAGCCAGTACCCGCCGAAGTCGTAACTGGCCGGTGACCGCCCCGCCGCCAGCAGATCCAGCACCAGCTCGTCGAAGCCCAACGGCAGCCCCGCCGTGTACGGATCGAGCGCGGCCCGGGTCAGCCCGTACACCCCCATCGACACCCGGTAGGCCATGCTGGGTTTCTCGGTGAAGCCCACCACCCGCCCGGCGTGCGTGGTCAGCACGCCGAAGTCGATGGTGACGCTGCGCTCGTAGGTGGCGATGGTCAGCGGCGGCCCCTCGGCGCGGTGCCGCCGCAGCATGTCGCCGTAGTCGAGATCGGTGAGCACGTCACCGTTCATCACCAGGAAGTGCTCCGGCAGCCGGTCGCGCAGGGTCAGCAACGGGCCGATGGTGCCCAACGGGCTCTCCTCGACCGCGTAGTCGACCCGCAGCCCCCACTGCGAGCCGTCCCCGACGTACGCCCGGATGATGTGTCCGAGGTGGCCGATGGCCAGCGTGCAGGTGGTGAAACCGGACGAGGCGAGCTGCCGCAGCACGATCTCCAGGATCGGATGCTGGTCGCCGATGGGCACCAGCGGCTTGGGCAGAGCGGTGGTGTAGGGACGCAGCCGGATGCCTTTGCCTCCGGCGAGAATGACCGCGTGCACTGGGAAGACCCCCTTGTGGCGAAGCGTCGGACGGAACGGCTCAGACGTTGTACAGATGTGTCTTGTAGCGGGCGAGGCCGGCCGGGTCACGGAAGAAGGCAACCGTGCCGGCGAGTCCGTCCTCCAGCGAGTGCCGGGGCGCCCAGCCGGTGACGGCACGCAACCGCGAGGCGTCGCACACCAGCCGCATCACCTCCGACCCGGCCGGCCGGACCCGCCGCGGATCCCGCCGCACCTCCACGTCGGCGTCCATCACCTTCCCCACCACGGCCACCAGGTCGGCCACCGAGATCTCCCGCCCGGTACCGGCGTTGAACACCCCACCGACCACCGCGTCCGCCGCCGCGGTACCCACCGCCAGGAACGCCGCCGCGGTGTCCGCGACATAGGTGAAGTCACGCGTCGGCCGCAGATCCCCCAGCGTGATCACCCGCCGGCCCGCCGCCAACTGACCGATCACCGAAGGGATCACCGCCCGCATCGACTGCCGCGGCCCGAACGTGTTGAACGGCCGCAACGTCACCACCGGCGTGCCGAAACTGGCGTGATAGCTCTCCGCGAGCCGGTCCGCCCCCGCCTTCGACGCCGCGTACGGCGACTGCGCGTGCACCGGATGCTCCTCGTCGATCGGCACGGTACGCGCGGTGCCGTACGTCTCGCTGGTCGAGGTGTGCACCAGCCGCGGCGTACCGTGCCGCCGCACCGCCTCCAGCACGTTGAGCGTCCCCACCACGTTGGTCTCCACGTACGAACGCGGTGCCTGGTACGAGTACGGAATCGCGATCAGCGCCGCCAGGTGGTAGACCACCTCCGCGCCGGCCACCAGCCCGTCCACCGAACCGGGGTCCCGCACGTCACCGAGGACCACCTCGGTCGCCTCCAGCACCGACGGCGGCAACGCGTCCAACCAGCCGTAGGACCCGAAGGAGTTGTACTGCACCATGGCCCGCACCCGATGGCCCGCGGCCACCAGCGCCTCCACCAGGTGCGATCCGATGAAACCCTCCGCGCCGGTCACGGCGACGGTTCCCGCTGTACTCATGACGGCCTCCAGCGACGATCAGACTGCCTTGATTGCCTCGACTCGCCCCGGCGCCTCGCGCCCGGGCGGCGTACCCCTCAGCGGTGCGCGGTGACCCGGCCCAGCCGGACATGGGCCACCACGGCCAGGACGACGGCGGTACCGCCGCAGACCACGGCACGCACCACGTCCGGCCCCGACGCCCGCCCGGCCCACGGGACCGACTGCGCGCCCACCGCCGCCGCACACGCCAGCGCCGGGAGCCACGCGATGCCGAACGCCTGCAACAACAACGCGACCCACAACAACGCACCGAGCGCCGCCAACCCCGCCACCGGCCACACCCCGGCACCACCCCAGACGGCCGGCGCCGCCCCCGGCACCACCAGCACGGCGACATACCCCCCCAGACACCGCGCCAGCACCCCGCCCATCCGCCCCCGGAACTCCCCGGCGCTCCCCACCGCACGCGACACCGCGAACGCCCCAGCGCGGTACCGGTGCAACAGCCACTCGGCCGGACCCATCGACAACGTCAGCACGATCCCCGTCCACCGCACCCGGTCACCCAGCACCAGCGACACCGTCAACACCCCGCCCGCCAGCCCGAACAACCCGAACGGCACCGACCGCGCCAACGCCGGCGCCGCCCCGGCCACCGCCTCGTCCCGCCACGCCCGCCGCAACCTGCGCACCGCCGCCGGCACCGCCAGCACCGGCGCCACCGGCAACACCACCAGCGGACCCCACCCCACCCCGGGAACCACCGCGAGCACCGCACCACCGGCCACCGCGGGCGCCAGCACCACCAGCAGATCCCGCTCCGCGTCCAGCACCAGCAACACCACCGCCGCCGCCAGGTACACCGACTCACCCACCGCGAGCCACCCGGCCGCCGCCCCACCGGCCACCGCCAGCGCCCCACCACACCCCAGCACCGCACCCGCCGCGGCACCCCGCAGCAGGCAACGCGCCGCACCCCGCCGCCCCGCGACCGCCAGCCACAGATACGCCCGGTGCGCCAGCCCCTGGTACCACCCCCACCCGATCAACGCCGTCACCACCAGCGCCGCCGCCCCGCGCCCGGACCCGCCCGCCACCGGACCGGCCAGCGCCAACGCCACCCCCGGCAACGCGAAGACCACCCCCCGCAGAAGACACCGCCGCACATCGGCCCGCCACGGG belongs to Streptantibioticus cattleyicolor NRRL 8057 = DSM 46488 and includes:
- a CDS encoding GDP-mannose 4,6-dehydratase, translating into MSTAGTVAVTGAEGFIGSHLVEALVAAGHRVRAMVQYNSFGSYGWLDALPPSVLEATEVVLGDVRDPGSVDGLVAGAEVVYHLAALIAIPYSYQAPRSYVETNVVGTLNVLEAVRRHGTPRLVHTSTSETYGTARTVPIDEEHPVHAQSPYAASKAGADRLAESYHASFGTPVVTLRPFNTFGPRQSMRAVIPSVIGQLAAGRRVITLGDLRPTRDFTYVADTAAAFLAVGTAAADAVVGGVFNAGTGREISVADLVAVVGKVMDADVEVRRDPRRVRPAGSEVMRLVCDASRLRAVTGWAPRHSLEDGLAGTVAFFRDPAGLARYKTHLYNV
- a CDS encoding NAD-dependent epimerase/dehydratase family protein, encoding MRVLVLGARGFVGGHTVACLRALPGVRVLVGGRAAGNDLCADLGSVPVPVLASAVRELAVDAVVNCAGAVGGDPTALAEANARGPAVLCAALALAAPGVRLVHLGSAAEYGAGPEGVALSESAPVCPVGVYGATKLAGTLTVVAAPLDAVVLRVFNPVGPGAPAAGLPGRLAAELRRQGRDGTVRVGDLSAYRDFVDVRDVARAAVLAVTAPGTLPRLVNVAAGRAVPVRELVRQLASAAGFRGALEESGAVSARSGGVGWQRADITLAARALGWRPRIPLTESVRDLWCASAPRVARGVS
- a CDS encoding sugar phosphate nucleotidyltransferase; this translates as MHAVILAGGKGIRLRPYTTALPKPLVPIGDQHPILEIVLRQLASSGFTTCTLAIGHLGHIIRAYVGDGSQWGLRVDYAVEESPLGTIGPLLTLRDRLPEHFLVMNGDVLTDLDYGDMLRRHRAEGPPLTIATYERSVTIDFGVLTTHAGRVVGFTEKPSMAYRVSMGVYGLTRAALDPYTAGLPLGFDELVLDLLAAGRSPASYDFGGYWLDIGRPADYDRANAEFTTHRGLLLRGA